GAAGGCATTCTTGAGTTACGCCCGTTCAATTCCATACTTCTATGTCCGCAACTGGAGCATGCACTCTGTCTCCTCCTCGATACTGTTCCAGACAATCCTTTCTGCCTCGAGCCAGTTGTCAAGGTCATGCCCCTCGGCCTTCCCACTTTCGACGTAGAGCTTCAGAGCCACTTCTTCTACTAAG
The DNA window shown above is from Thermodesulfovibrionales bacterium and carries:
- a CDS encoding DUF2934 domain-containing protein yields the protein MITVDLVEEVALKLYVESGKAEGHDLDNWLEAERIVWNSIEEETECMLQLRT